One Solanum pennellii chromosome 10, SPENNV200 genomic region harbors:
- the LOC107001276 gene encoding uncharacterized protein LOC107001276, with product MPIIGEETLNSKKDKVYLKNFPMKGVVRFDQKGKLIAIYVGNYEIFQRVGKVSHELKLPSELSLVHGVFHVSTLMKCIGNVESILPVEGLVVKEKLSFEELLVEILDHQVKSLRNKESASVKALWRNHLVERVTWEAKAEKKSRYPHTFTSEG from the coding sequence ATGCCGATAATTGGAGAAGAGACCTTGAATTCGAAGAaggataaggtgtatttgaaaaattTTCCCATGAAAGGGGTTGTTAGGTTTGACCAGAAAGGGAAGTTAATTGCTATTTATGTGGgtaattatgaaatatttcaaagggTTGGGAAGGTTTCACATGAGTTGAAACTCCCTAGTGAACTATCTTTAGTTCATggggttttccatgtttctacaCTCATGAAGTGCATTGGTAATgtcgagtctattcttcctgtTGAAGGTCTTGTTGTGAAGGAAAAACTTTCCTTTGAGGAGCTTCtggttgaaatccttgatcaTCAAGTGAAGAGTTTGAGGAACAAAGAGAGTGCCTCCGTAAAAGcgttatggagaaaccaccttgTTGAGAGAGTAACGTGGGAGGCCAAGGCCGAGaagaagtcccgttatcctcatacCTTTACTAGTGAAGGTTAG